Genomic window (Equus asinus isolate D_3611 breed Donkey chromosome 8, EquAss-T2T_v2, whole genome shotgun sequence):
ttaacATAGTATTTATGATATACTAacagttttaatctctttacatatgataactcacttaatccttacaataatgCTATGAGGTACATATTACCATTGTACCCATTTTACACATGTGGAAATCTAGGCACActgaagtaaaattaaaatgcccaaggttacacagttgGAAGGTAGAAATGGGCTAACAAGTGGAATGTGCTTAACCCTGGCTGTTTGATGGGCGAATGAATCTGTGACTCCATCCTCACCTGCATTCACATTTGCTATGCTGTAGGAAACTCATCTCTCCTATGTGTTGGCTTTGGTGAGGTTTGATCCGCATAATCTGGAGGGAAAGGAAGCAGATCACAGAGGTTAGTGACCCAGCCAGCCATACCCAGATGGGACACCCTCGTGGCTCCTGCCACTCAGCACCCAGGGGTTCGACAGAGCTGGGATGGGTGGTGGAGGTAGGGGGGACCAGGGGCTCTATACTACAAAGAGCCTCAGGCCCACCCCAACTCCCCCAACCCTGCTGACCTCAAGGAGCCCCTGCTCCTCTTGAGGGCAGACATGGCTGCGAGGGTTGGCCAGGCTGGGAATTCGGGTCCTGGGTTCTTGCCACTCCccatcccttccctcctttcATCCCTTATAGGCCTCACCCTGACCCCATAGTAGGTACCCAAGAGCCACCCCCTCCCTGGGGTCTCAGAGCTCCCTCCCACCCCGTCCAGGCTGAGATGTGCCCTGTCACCAGGCAACATCAAACAACTGGCTTTTTAAACTCTCCAGAGGCCAGGCTCATCCACCTTCCCGGACAGAGCCCCCAAGGAGCGAGGGCCCTCTTCCtctaagagaggagaggaggggctcCTGTCACAGGTGTCAGCCCCCTCATGAGCCCAGAGGCCAAAGGTCAGGGAGGAGGAAGTGGTCAGGGCTTGCTGCGAACCTGGACTGGGAAATGCAAGCATCTTTTTTCTCCAAAGAGAGCAAGACCTCTCACTCTTGCCCCTGACTGACTCAGGGGCAGGAGCTGGGCAAGGGAAGTCTGGCTCCTCCTCTCAAGAGCTGCCCAGAAAGGGCCGGGGACTACACGTCCCCAAAGTCCCCACCCCAtgcccccaggccctgctcccCGTAGGCGCCTACCTGCATGGTGATGTTGAACTCCGCAGTGGGCACGCACTCTAGGCCCTCGTCGTTGCAGCAGCCCCCACACCGCATCAGGGGCACACAGGATGGCTTGAAGATGTACTCGATCTCATCGGGGTACTCCTGGAAGATGTCCACCAGGGTCTCGATTGGACGGCAGTAGCTGCGCTGGTAGACGtccatgaacttcaccactgcgtGGGAGTGGGTGACATATGAGCCCAGCAGGTCACACAAGAGATGGCCAACCCCTATCTCCACCCAGCCTTGTAAGGCCACTCCTCCAAGTTTCCGCGAGAGGTACCCACTATCGGGCAAGTCCTTCTAAAAATCTAGCAAGTCCCTCCAGCTGTGGTTGAAGTCCTTCCCCAAACTTTCCACCATCAACACCAATGAAGGGGTTTGTATTCCAAAGATTGGACAATGCTATCAGGTTCCAAGGGAGATGGCCTACCACATCTGATCCCCCCGCCTCACCATGACAGCCGAGCCAATTCCTAGGTCAACCTTGATATCAGAGGACAGTTTGAGTGTGAATATCCATATTAGGGGTGCTCTAAGCTTCCCTCGAAAGGAGGAACAGCCGCTTGACAAACctgctccccatttccccacAACTTTCCCATGGCCACTGACATCCCATCAACCATACCAACAACCACTTAATGAGGACTTTGTATATGTGGGGCACAGTGGACAGTCATCCACAGTTGTCATCTCAAACAACTCTCCCAACATGGTACCATGAGGTTCTAGTAGgacccccattttacaaatggggggctgggggctcagagaggttgagtaacttgccccaagGCCACACTGCCAGCAAATGGTAGAGCTAAAATCAGCTCTGACATCAAAGCCTTTCCTAAGCTGCAGTCATGTGTAAAGCGAGTAGAAGCATCAGTGGGCACCTTGCCACCTGCCAGACTGTCTCCCCAGACATGGGCTGAGGAGGTGGTGGGCATCAGCACAGGGGTGGGCCTGCCTGGAATCAGCAGGTGGCAGTGGGCGGGCACACTGTGCAGGCCCTGCCAGCCACCGATAACCCCGCCCAAGAGGGCAAACTGCTTGCATCATGGAAAAACGGCGCTGCCACTTGCAGCCACGAGCATTTCTAGAAGTTGATCTGGAAGGAGACC
Coding sequences:
- the VEGFA gene encoding vascular endothelial growth factor A, long form isoform X5, whose amino-acid sequence is MDVYQRSYCRPIETLVDIFQEYPDEIEYIFKPSCVPLMRCGGCCNDEGLECVPTAEFNITMQIMRIKPHQSQHIGEMSFLQHSKCECRPKKDKARQEKKSVRGKGKGQKRKRKKSRYKLWSVPCGPCSERRKHLFVQDPQTCKCSCKNTDSRCKARQLELNERTCRCDKPRR